Proteins encoded in a region of the Erwinia aphidicola genome:
- a CDS encoding nuclear transport factor 2 family protein, whose protein sequence is MNSSFHSSVQSLISFCETWSGNACSDNSQWLDPSVRLVSSHRGTVSGRENVAALLQNDFADLDNVSVTLTNTVERRNDKDYVASAYLHGQASRKGSGRHNQVRFGGTVVMRAGTDESQPVIHTLHLQITWTSGARQFLSGWLLPAEESGWHQGFPQVAIISELDAPWNIVPENHRDTSEEQGVIDTWYRYAWALDQADFKLFSTCFSENAAGNFTPLGYISGRRNIIAAMKAFRLPWPWMQHYGEPLKVCIQPDRQSAFLIIGRIIAEKTHDSGGREIYGAHYRVGMEKDSHNRWSICWSEYNPGWLSTDDVSGIDTALPRNR, encoded by the coding sequence ATGAACAGTTCATTTCATTCTTCGGTGCAGAGCCTGATTAGTTTTTGTGAAACCTGGTCAGGGAATGCTTGCTCAGACAATAGCCAATGGCTGGACCCCTCGGTCAGATTAGTCAGCAGTCATCGTGGAACAGTTTCCGGCCGTGAAAATGTCGCCGCCCTTTTGCAAAATGACTTTGCTGACCTGGACAACGTATCCGTTACGCTGACAAACACCGTTGAGCGCCGGAACGATAAAGATTACGTCGCCAGTGCATACCTGCACGGGCAGGCTTCGCGCAAAGGTTCCGGACGTCATAACCAGGTGCGGTTTGGGGGGACGGTCGTGATGAGGGCAGGCACAGATGAGTCCCAACCTGTTATCCATACTCTTCACCTGCAAATAACCTGGACTTCAGGTGCAAGGCAGTTTTTATCGGGATGGCTGCTACCGGCTGAAGAATCCGGCTGGCATCAGGGATTTCCGCAAGTCGCCATCATCAGTGAACTTGACGCCCCCTGGAATATTGTGCCAGAAAACCACCGTGATACGAGTGAAGAACAGGGGGTCATCGATACCTGGTATCGCTATGCGTGGGCGCTGGACCAGGCAGATTTCAAACTTTTCAGCACATGCTTTAGTGAAAATGCTGCGGGTAATTTTACCCCCCTGGGCTACATATCAGGGAGGCGGAATATTATTGCCGCAATGAAAGCCTTCCGGCTTCCGTGGCCCTGGATGCAGCATTATGGTGAACCGCTGAAAGTATGTATCCAGCCCGATCGTCAGTCGGCCTTCCTGATAATAGGCCGGATTATCGCGGAGAAAACACACGACTCAGGGGGGCGCGAAATCTACGGCGCGCATTACCGGGTTGGAATGGAAAAGGATTCTCACAATCGTTGGTCAATATGCTGGAGCGAATATAATCCAGGCTGGCTTTCAACAGACGATGTATCCGGTATTGATACCGCATTACCGCGCAACAGATGA
- a CDS encoding TIGR03571 family LLM class oxidoreductase: MPHLHTELTYPPDLDSHSAYKRVFRPGRLTFGFIMPLEGYPDSPFPTLQDHQALAKYADDAGFSALWMRDVPFYDPRFGDTGQMLDPMVYLGFLASQTTRITLGTTGMVLPLRDPIILAKQAASVDQLSGGRLLLGLSSGDRAVEYPAFGADYDNRAERYREAFSLIKTVSERSFPVAETAFYGKLSGNLDLVPKPFKFRIPMIVVGRARQDLSWIAEESDGWIWHLSDFSTLPELLEFWRDGYDDNRFRPYGYATFFDLDANPDAPLRRLMNGITVGRNALIKLWKEQECQGVNHVALNLKPLTRPAAEVMAEMAEFVLPEFPSE; the protein is encoded by the coding sequence ATGCCCCATTTACATACAGAACTTACTTATCCGCCGGATCTTGACTCACACAGCGCCTATAAGCGCGTATTCCGCCCGGGCCGCCTGACCTTTGGCTTTATTATGCCACTTGAAGGTTATCCGGATTCGCCTTTCCCGACTCTGCAGGATCATCAGGCGCTGGCAAAATATGCTGATGACGCTGGTTTTTCCGCTCTTTGGATGAGAGATGTTCCCTTTTATGACCCGCGGTTTGGTGACACCGGACAGATGCTGGATCCTATGGTCTACCTCGGATTTCTTGCCTCTCAAACTACACGCATAACGCTGGGTACTACCGGTATGGTGTTACCCCTGCGGGACCCGATTATATTGGCGAAGCAGGCAGCCTCGGTGGACCAGCTAAGTGGTGGGCGGCTTCTGCTGGGATTGTCCAGCGGCGATCGTGCTGTTGAATACCCTGCGTTTGGAGCCGATTACGATAACCGTGCCGAACGCTATCGGGAAGCGTTTAGTCTGATAAAAACCGTCAGTGAGAGGTCCTTCCCAGTGGCTGAAACGGCGTTTTACGGCAAGCTTTCAGGCAATCTTGATCTTGTTCCTAAACCGTTTAAATTCCGCATTCCGATGATTGTGGTAGGGCGGGCACGGCAGGACCTGAGCTGGATAGCGGAGGAAAGCGACGGATGGATATGGCATCTGAGTGACTTCTCAACGCTCCCGGAGCTACTTGAATTCTGGCGTGACGGTTACGACGACAATCGTTTCAGACCTTATGGCTATGCCACCTTTTTTGACCTCGATGCTAACCCTGACGCCCCGCTTCGCAGATTGATGAATGGCATCACTGTCGGCCGCAATGCGCTGATAAAGCTATGGAAGGAGCAGGAATGCCAGGGGGTAAACCACGTTGCGTTAAATCTGAAACCGCTGACACGGCCCGCAGCCGAGGTGATGGCTGAAATGGCAGAATTCGTGTTACCCGAGTTTCCTTCTGAATAA